The Brienomyrus brachyistius isolate T26 chromosome 7, BBRACH_0.4, whole genome shotgun sequence DNA segment GACAAGGAGGGGTGCAGCCTGTTGTTAATTTGGAAGCAttttggttgaaacaatggTGGAGACTCCCTATCAGAAACAGCAGTGCTGGATGGGCTGTTAAATTTCAAAATGTAGAAAATGGCAAGAAGATCAGAAAACCTAGAAAATTAAACACCGGCAAACTGGTATTGCCCAGAATTCATCACTGTAGCTGGTCTGAACTAGTGAACAACACGTTCCTCCAAGTTCCTGTGgatggaaaccccccccccccagatacaCATAACACATCTCAGAGGCGAAGTATTACAGCGCATAGGCTCATCAGTGGCTCATGgtggttttacttacacaaaaatgttctgatggcagaatgaaaaatgattggttcagagagttaaccaatcagaatgtagaggaggtgggtccaagcatctAGAGGagatgggaccaaccaatcagatgtattGGTGcctcctcctctagttgcttggactcaTCTCTTCTACATTCCGATTGATtaactctctgaaccaatcatttttcgttcggatctcagaacatttttgtgtaagtaaaacttccaCAAGCTCATCAGTCTGGTGTTAAATGTGTCTCACTTTATGGAATTGGGCCAGATCCAGCCAGAGAGCTGATGAGGGTAGGAGGGCTTGATTCTACTTCTCTTGAACTTGCTGGTCCAGCAGGTGTACTGCTGTTTAACATTTGAGCTCTGGTTCATCAAAAACATGAGCTCCCAACTCACTGAGTGCCATCTTCTGGATTAGCTGTGACTCTGTTCTTTCTCCCTTTATCAGGTATGGGGTGGATATTTAATTTGGATGGATGTTTAGTAACTGTACACTTGTGTGTCAGCCAATACTTATGCTTATTTCTACTTTTTCGTGTTGCAATCTGTTAAAATGATCCTGCACTATACATGTTGCCCCTTGCCTGTTGTCTTCAGCTCTGGAGTCACTGGAGTCAAACTTCTCCTAGCGGAGGACAGGGGTGTATCTGTCAGTCATTCATCTATCAGGTCCGTGATTGGCCAGAAGACAGACAACAGCCCGGTGCATGACAGAGGTATGCACCACTGTGCCATGGCAGAGAACCCTGCTGTACCCTTGAGCTGTCTAGTCCAGTGACGCAGGAAATGAGACTTGTCAACTCAACCTAGGTGGAATTATCATGTGTCAGTCACATATCTAGTAATCAAAGGTGGAGCCGACTCCCATCGTCGAGTTAATGGCCACTCAGTAAGCACTGGGGTGCAAAATGGGAAAAGGCTGTGAGCGATTACAAAGGGTCTGAAGAAAAAGCGCGTTTGCTTCTGGGGAGTGTGGTTCTCTAACGCTAACCTAGTGCATCTCAACCCGCTCCTCAGGGGCCCCCATACAGtaaatgtttttgctccctcctaggtCCCAATAAGGAGGGAGCAAATATGTGCACTGTCTAGCAgggagccgggagggagcaaaaatgtgaaccgtCTGGGAGTCCCTGACTGGTTTAAGATGCACTGGTCTAGGGGGAACTTAAGTTAGTCTACATTTTTACACCCCCCCAGCACACCTGAGTCAAAACATCAAATAATCAAGACCACATGATACAGTGTTGGCAGTTGAAaggtagcaaaaacgtggacctttTGGTGGTCCCCAGACTGCACTGACCTCTGCCATGTGTTTCGCTCATGCgatcctgggggtgggggtttccTGCCTCAGTCTGGGCAGTGCAGCTCTGTTACATGAGAATCTGTCCCATTTCCTACAGGTAGCCCCAACACTGGACAGGGATGCACGGAAATCCCATCTAAGCCCAGGGAGAAGGTGAGCATCCAGTCCCAAGGCCATCCTTCTGGACAGGCCATTCCGAGTCACTTTACTGGTGAATTTTAACATTTTACGGTTCTGTATCCAAAGCATAAGAAAGCTGGGTTAGACAAGCCTGCAAGCAGCTGAGGGTTAAGGACtggctcaagggtccaacagtgacatcactctgcagaCCACAGGATTCGCACATTGTCCGCACCCACTGAGCTGCACACCACCCTTCATTTACATTGCATTcgttttaggaacatttttacATGTGCATACATACAACAGCTCTTCTTATGAGATCTTATGAGATCATCTGTCACCATTATGCTGGTCTGTGGTTAGGCTGTGTGAGCAGGATGTCTCACTGTGGACACATTCAGAATATTTACGTCCGTTTGGTCTTTTCTGTTAGTTTCGATAACCACGGTCATTTAGGCACGTGCGTATCTCCTCTGTCTGACCCTTTAGCGCGTGTGTTAGCTTAGCGTTTGATCAGATCTGTGTTTCCGCGCAGATGGAAGCTGCCAGGGCCAAGTTCCACTTCCAAGCACAATCGCCCAGGTGAGATCGGAGCCGTCGTCCTGCATTTTTAATTCGCATTGCTGTTTTGCTTGTTTAGCATATTTTCTTGTTGTTTtagtcactgcttgtgattttAGCCGACCCTCTTTCACATGATGATTCAGGCAGCAGTTCCACTAGCAACAGTATTTACTGATTCTCCATCAAGGGCGAAGGTTTGGTTCCAACATTTTTATAGGAACCAAATCAGCCCCAAACCCTGCGCCCTTCTAAACACACAGGATACTGCCACGGTATTGATAAGAAGTAGCTTAAGTTTGCTGTGGAGCCATCATGGGGGTGGTGACATGTGATCCTTTCTCCCCGCACACCTAGGGAGCTCACCCTGCAGAAGGGGGACGTGGTCTACATCCATCGGCAGGTGGATGCCAACTGGTACCAGGGGGAACACCATGGCCGGCTGGGTCTCTTTCCGGCTAACTATGTGGAGGTGAGTTTGGCTCTCTGGATTGACCGGCTAAATGCCTATCAAACTAACCGGGCCGGCTATGACTGGGCAGTCACTCTCAGTGGTAGAACATACCAGCATCACTGTAAGACTGAAAAGTCCAAAAATAGCACAGAGAATGTTTGGCTCTGGTAGATGCTCAAGTCCAGGAGATGCTACTGGTCACCTAAAGGCGAGATTGAACTTTGTCAGCCCAGGAAGTAACTTCTTGATCAATAATACGTGCTGTTGGGGTTCAGTTTCCATCATACTAAAGAACGCATGAAGGTGGCTTGCTGATCTGTTGATGATTTTGATGGAAGCCACTCTCACCATCGTATTCTCTTCTCCTTCAGATCCTCCCTCCCACGGAGAAGCCGACACCGACCAAGGCCCCTGTACAGGAGGTGCTGGAATTCGGGGAGGCTGTGGCCCTGTACAACTTCAAAAGTGACCTTCCTGTGGAACTGCCTCTCCGAAAGGTCACAGCACAATGTCACATTAACACTAGAGCTACATGACACCAATCGTAATATAATCACAATTTAATGCAGATGCGCATGAATCTTAGGTGTAAACATTTTTTCTGATGCTGGCTATTTTTCGTACTATACGGACGTTTAAGAACTTCAGTTAGTGAAGCACGCCGCATTCTGCCCTTTTGGTAAGTCATGgaagcgataagcactgaagtggtgGCGAAGAAAGGAGCAGCTCAGCAGTCAGAACATCTTttgaaagaggagatattgtggataaacgaGGCAAAAAGACGTCAATggtgtggcggtactttttGCAAATTAGAGCGAagcacatttattaaacataaggatatgccTTATGTTTGGGCGTCACAATATGCCTCATTATTTTAGCCTAACTACTAAGCTGCTTACCAAATTGTTGGCATAAGTAACGTCCATATAATACCGAAAAGCTGGCGTCTGGACAAATGTTTACTCCggtcatctgaagccctggtgattatagTGCATGTGCCATGTAATCGTGATGTGATCTGCAGCCCTAATTAACACCCAATCTCATTATTCTGCTCCCTGAAGTTCCTATGCTTTATATTATACATTTTTCGTGTTTCAAGTCAGCAGAACAGAGTACATGCAGTTCATTTTAATTAATAACAGTAATACCAATACTGTTAACCCTCCTCTCCAATACTCACAGGGTGAGAGGGTCTGCGTTCTTCGGCGAGTGGATAGCAACTGGCTGGAGGGTAAACTCCATGGCTCCAATCGAACTGGCATCTTCCCTTCCAGCTATGTCCAGGTCACTAAGATGCCCCTCGCCAGGTTCCTGAGCTGTGATACCTCCTCACCTGCAACCGTGACTCTTGGCCACAGCTCTCAACTTCCACCAGCCCCAACCAGCCCTAAAGGGGCACTCATCCCCCCAGTCTCTGCACCTCCTTCATTGGTCCAGCCCCAAACCACGCCCACTCTCACCAAAGAGGCCCCCAATCACATGCCagtctccattcctggtttaaCCTCCACCACTCTACTGCCTGAAGTTCAGTCCATGCAGGAAGTAGCCCAGCACCGTGGTGCTGGCACAGGGTGGGGCTCAGATACAGCTGCTGCTTCCAGTCCTGCCCTGAGATCTGCAAGCTCAGCCATGAGCACTTCAAAGACAGTGCCTCAGATTCTCTGCTGCCCTCAGGTAACCCTTGTCTGTATTCTGTGCTTATTCTTTGTTAAGCAGTTACGAATGCAAGttcactgcattgtgttttttatgacaAAACTTGAACTACGTTGCATTTCAGTTTTAAATGTACATGCTAGCCAATAAATACGTGACTTGTAACTTTGTTATGGCATTTCCAAAGGGTGAGGTTTTGTAGCTGATCCCAATATTTGTGTCCCATCTTAGCTGGATTTTCCATCAAGCACCGTTCAATCCATTGGCTGTGACAGAACTCCGCTCGCAAGACTGGATCTCGCTGAACATGGCTGCTCACCGATCCATTTGCCAACGTGAGTCACTCAAGTGGGCTGATGTGGTTCTTTCCTGGATGCTTATTTGGAGTGTGTTCAGTCTCCAAATACTGTAAACGTTGTACAATATCTTCTTAAGTTATAGTAGGATTTGCAGGTTTCTTTTAGTGCGTGATGGACACTGGCATGGTATTGTAACATCACAAAATGGGACAGTTTAATTTTTAAGGCTGGGGTCTTGTAATTCTCCTTCTCAATCCTCCACCTGCTAGTCAATGGTCAGATACATGGACACCCAGAGAATGCATTTTGTTGGACAGCTATTTAAGGTGGTTCCTTGAGTTGCGTCAATGTGTAGTGATGTAGGGATAAAGGATGATTACAGGAATGCTGAATACCCCCCTAATCTCCCTTAGGTACAAAGCCATCTATGACTACATGCCCCAGAAAAGAGACGAGCTAGAGCTGAGGGAGCAGGACGTTATCCGTGTGCTGGAGAGGTGTGAGGACGGCTGGTTTGTAGGTAAAACACCTCCCTCCAGATCACTGTTCTGTCGCATGTACATGCCACACCATGCTATGACTGGACGGTGATGAGCAGGGTCATGTAGAGGAGCATTCAGTAACGCCTTGATGAAATGGAACCtgactgccctctgctggtcgtTCTTCAGCACTACAAGGTTatgccaggttttttttttttcttgtcagcTGACCTTCAAACATGTGTCAAAGAACCATGTAACATGAGCGAGAATGATGTTATCAGATGATTCTTCTGCGCAGGTATATCTGAAAGGACGGAAGCGTTGGGGACTTTCCCAGGAAACTACGTGATCCCCCAGTAGGAGTGTTGAAGTTCAGCTACGGAAGCTGAGTTTTGTTGCAGAGCCAGCGGAGCCTTTTAAACGTTCTGTGCCTCTTCACCCACCTTGTACCCATAATCAGGAACTCCAGCTTTCCGAAAAGGCCGTCAGAGATGCTAGCGACGGCAATGACAGCATACGTCCCTGCTGTGCGCAGCTTCGTACTCTGACACTCTTGAGTAATTGAAGCAGCATTGAAATGCCCTGATGGAtggtcaaaccccccccccccagcctagtTAATTGAGACCACACCACCTGGCAAGAGAAACAATGGAAAATAGTCAAAGTCTTTCCTGCATTTCAAGAAGTGATGTCATCGCCATTGTGGATCTCCACAGGCTCAGAGCACATTAGCAGCACAATTCCTGGGTGTCTTTCATTCTGAACAGCAAAGACTTTGAGGAATGTCTTCTGTGTGGTCTAGCCTCCATGCAACGAAATGATTCAAAGAAATTTAATGTGACCGAAAGGTCTGACTTCCACAAAGTGCTTACAAATGGATCTTAAATCATATTACACTTAGATATACAGTCAGCTTTGGTAACAGTCAAATCAATGAATCAAGTAAGTTTTGTGAAAGACTTCCTAGTGCATAAAGAAAACTCCAGAACAGGAGCCGATGTAACAGGAATGTAACAGGTGACAGTGTCTGCTGGTGGGTTACGGAACGACGGAGAACCTCCCAACAGCGGAACATGAAACATTACATGTATTGTTTCTGAGTGATTCTGATGGATTCAATATGGATTAGacaatatttttaaatttgcAATGTCTGTTATTACACAACACATCTTTTCATtgtcaccatccatccatccattttctaaaccgcttatcctactgggtcgcggggggtccggagcctatcccagaagcactgggcacaaggcagggaacaacccaggatggggggccagcccatcgcagggcacactcacacaccattcactcacacatgcacacctacgggcaatttagcaactccaattagcctcagcatgtttttggactgtggggggaaaccggagtacccggaggaaatcccacgatgacatgggtagaacatgcaaactccacacacatgtgacccaggcggggactcgaacccgggtcccagaggtgtgaggcaacagtgctaaccactgcaccaccatgctgcccccattgTCAACATAATGACTGTTAAAATGAAAGTGTAATAAGAAGTTATTGCTCGGTTGAAATTGATTCTGGTTTAAAAAGCCATTGTTTATGCTTTAGGTTTTGAGTTTACAGCcccagctacacacacacacacatacaggtttgtaattatatctttgtggggactctccattcatttctatggggaaaactctaatcccaacatgacgaccttaacccctacccagccttaaccttaatcataagtaatcaaactaaatacgagacttttttagttttttgattgcattcacaaattTTTGTGGATTCCCCGCAACAttaaaatagcaggtttttattacattgtgagggccatttggtccccacaatgtaatataaacataatccacacacgcgcgcgcgctcTATGCACAGGAATACTTTACCCATATAGCATTTACCACCAATTTGCGGCTTAAATTTCCTGTATCATGCATGGCAACTACGCAAACATACGAAATACACGTAAGTCATTCATtgcataaaatacaaaaacaccacAAAGACAAACATGCAATacacatatttaaaaaatatattttataattgTGTTTCCTGTGCACACCTTGAATTAGGCGTCATACTTTCCTCATCTGGACTTTTCTTTCGTTCTGTCGTATGGGTTTCAAGGGGGAACAAAATCACAATAATCAAGCGTCAATGTGTTGTCATTCTTTTTTTCCATACAGCGAGGACGCAGTTAAATGTTTTCCGCACTCCTTCTGCTCATTAAACGCTGCACGTACGGTGTCAGAAAGCAGCAGCATGTCATTCAAAGAGTTTAATTCGACGGAAGCAGCTCTGAAGAATACTGACGGAATCATTTAATGCCCTGATTGCGCCTGGTTCCGGACGCGCCCCAGCGGAGTCCCGGTCCGGTCTTTGCTCTGGGTTCTGTTTGTCCTCCTAACGGTGCATCTACGCTTCTGAAAGTACCAGATGACCTGACATCCAGAGCCTCTCATTTAACCAATCGAACCGCAGCAATTCGGTAGGTTTTCTGGAAATATTTTGCAACCCATTTCTGCACCTTCGCTTGCATTGTCACGTCACTTTAATGGATAGTCAGTTAATACGATGGTCTTCATTAATTTAAGTCGTTTATCTTTTTGGGTATGGATCTGAATGGAAAATGTTCTTTCATTAGTTTTAGAAATGCACAAGGTAATGTAGGGCGGGTTTTTAAGTGCAGATAGCAAAGTCTTGTAATTCGTTGCGTAATTAAACTGCGTGACAGTTATTTTTCTGTGCTGTTCTTTATACTTTTTTCGGAGTTCTTCTCTATTCAGCGAAATATCAAAGGGGTAATAGGATCCATCACCGCTTTTGATATCTGCTTTAATTTTCCCGACACTGATCATTTCTATAACGTGTACTTATGCTACGCATCTAGTTTTTTGTGCCCCCGCCTAGAAACTACTGCAATCGAAGCACCATCATCCATGAATATCGAGAAGTTGTCTTTATTGATGTTTATTGCACCTTTATGCGTTCTGTCATGCGTACAATGCAGAGAAAATATTAACAAGTTCACATGAACTACCAGCCTTCAGGGAAGGTGGTTCGGATGCTGCCTCTGCTTcgcgtgtgcagtttgcatgatctccccgCCTCCTGTGAGTTTCCAAAGACGTGCTGTTAGGGTAACTGGTAATGGGCTGGCATTCTGTCCAGCGTGTAGCCCTGTCTTGTGCTCTGTGGTTCCTGTGATAGCTTCCAGATCCCTCTGTGACCCTGTCCAGGACAGATAGTTAGAGGATGGATATATCAAAAAAGTATTTACAAGTATACATTTTTCAAGCATACTGCCACCATTAGTGCATTCGTGTTTCCATTTCTACCTTTTTATAGGTACAGATTAAGAGTGAGTGAAGGTGAAGGTCACACATCTCCCAGTACTGTTCACCATGCAGTCTGAACCCACACAATGAGCTCTTTTCCTGGTACCTTCAGATTTAAATCACTAAGGATGGATGTGCTGTTACTTCAAGTACTAATGCAGCCCTTTCCACCATTTACAGAAGTATTGCTCTGATGGGGTTTGATGAAAGGAATGTCTGAAATGAAGGTTTGTCTGTTGGCCAAGATGGCTGAAATGGTCCTCGTTTGCTCTGCCAAGAATTTTAATGGCATTATTTATCCAAAGAATCACACCCATCTCACAGTTAGGTACCCAGTCCTTTCATGCCGTTGTGTTTTTTGAGGCTTTGTTAAAGTTACAGCAGAAGGGTCTTCCTGGGACATCAGGTGACCTTTGAGCCACAAGCCCTGGTATGTGTGGATGTTATGGTTCTTAAAGTTTGGTTTAGGGGGGTGCGTCCTGAATTGCTAGGGGCCACTGGACACTGGAAGTAATGGCAGGATAAAGGTACACTAAGGCACTGTATGGAAGCATTGTGACATAAGAGTGATGCACGGACACAATAGGCTGACTGAGGCACTGCTGCTTCACTGTAGAGGGTTATATTACTTTTAAAATCCCCTTGTCGTGTCCCGGTTTCGGTCCCTAAGGAGAGAGGTCAGCTAACAGAGCCGATAGGCT contains these protein-coding regions:
- the LOC125746183 gene encoding vinexin-like isoform X1, whose translation is MQSEQVVWGDSIGFGASDDPSQAQDLPNNKGPEPPLRPILPHQAFSAACWAPENQPVEYSGIGSVDETGMPTGPQSSVKRRREWYRTMFKQIHRRSEELDLEDPKSRSLDSPTSPRSSSPEDSSCREDSLVRGNISSSPREIPPNRGEVTKPASLSNIKLEWGGALDGLNMLTPALPLARPRASSTEVNLASELSQYEAELDSDIQVLERRLSQKQQRQRQPGQGERDRSTRTEATWREEGVHGASSGVTGVKLLLAEDRGVSVSHSSIRSVIGQKTDNSPVHDRGSPNTGQGCTEIPSKPREKMEAARAKFHFQAQSPRELTLQKGDVVYIHRQVDANWYQGEHHGRLGLFPANYVEILPPTEKPTPTKAPVQEVLEFGEAVALYNFKSDLPVELPLRKGERVCVLRRVDSNWLEGKLHGSNRTGIFPSSYVQVTKMPLARFLSCDTSSPATVTLGHSSQLPPAPTSPKGALIPPVSAPPSLVQPQTTPTLTKEAPNHMPVSIPGLTSTTLLPEVQSMQEVAQHRGAGTGWGSDTAAASSPALRSASSAMSTSKTVPQILCCPQLDFPSSTVQSIGCDRTPLARLDLAEHGCSPIHLPTYKAIYDYMPQKRDELELREQDVIRVLERCEDGWFVGISERTEALGTFPGNYVIPQ
- the LOC125746183 gene encoding vinexin-like isoform X2; this encodes MQSEVVWGDSIGFGASDDPSQAQDLPNNKGPEPPLRPILPHQAFSAACWAPENQPVEYSGIGSVDETGMPTGPQSSVKRRREWYRTMFKQIHRRSEELDLEDPKSRSLDSPTSPRSSSPEDSSCREDSLVRGNISSSPREIPPNRGEVTKPASLSNIKLEWGGALDGLNMLTPALPLARPRASSTEVNLASELSQYEAELDSDIQVLERRLSQKQQRQRQPGQGERDRSTRTEATWREEGVHGASSGVTGVKLLLAEDRGVSVSHSSIRSVIGQKTDNSPVHDRGSPNTGQGCTEIPSKPREKMEAARAKFHFQAQSPRELTLQKGDVVYIHRQVDANWYQGEHHGRLGLFPANYVEILPPTEKPTPTKAPVQEVLEFGEAVALYNFKSDLPVELPLRKGERVCVLRRVDSNWLEGKLHGSNRTGIFPSSYVQVTKMPLARFLSCDTSSPATVTLGHSSQLPPAPTSPKGALIPPVSAPPSLVQPQTTPTLTKEAPNHMPVSIPGLTSTTLLPEVQSMQEVAQHRGAGTGWGSDTAAASSPALRSASSAMSTSKTVPQILCCPQLDFPSSTVQSIGCDRTPLARLDLAEHGCSPIHLPTYKAIYDYMPQKRDELELREQDVIRVLERCEDGWFVGISERTEALGTFPGNYVIPQ